The proteins below are encoded in one region of Enterobacteriaceae endosymbiont of Plateumaris consimilis:
- the ribD gene encoding bifunctional diaminohydroxyphosphoribosylaminopyrimidine deaminase/5-amino-6-(5-phosphoribosylamino)uracil reductase RibD, with translation MIDKFYMKYAIELAKLGIFTTTPNPNVGCVIVNNNKIVGTGYHLKSGQHHAEINALNMAGKYAKNSTVYTTLEPCNYFNLTPPCCIALIKAKVNRVVIATKDPNPKINGYGLKLLKKFGIKIKYNFMYKEAEQLNLGFFKRMRTGIPWIQLKLATSLDGKIGLYNGISKWISSRESRMDVQTLRAQSSAILSTSRTVLKDNSTLLVRWNELNNHIKKIYPENLLRQPIRIILDRCNLIKPTDKFILFPGKIFLIRLKYTFEKWPYYVKQIIIPEKNGFLNLKYLFKQLGNEGINNILIESGSILAGSLLKNKLVDELIIYLAPKLLGNIALNFCNLDEFYHMNDVLKFNFTNIKKIGKDLRLKLKPL, from the coding sequence ATGATAGATAAGTTTTATATGAAATATGCGATTGAATTGGCAAAGTTAGGTATTTTTACAACTACTCCTAATCCTAATGTAGGTTGCGTAATAGTAAATAATAATAAAATTGTTGGCACTGGATATCATCTAAAATCCGGTCAGCATCATGCAGAAATTAATGCATTAAATATGGCAGGGAAATATGCAAAAAATTCTACTGTTTATACAACATTAGAACCATGTAATTATTTTAATTTAACTCCCCCTTGTTGTATTGCTTTAATAAAAGCAAAAGTTAATCGTGTTGTAATAGCAACTAAAGATCCTAATCCTAAAATAAATGGATATGGATTAAAATTATTAAAAAAATTTGGAATAAAAATTAAATATAATTTTATGTATAAAGAAGCTGAGCAGTTAAATTTAGGTTTTTTTAAAAGAATGCGTACAGGTATACCTTGGATACAGTTAAAATTAGCAACATCTTTAGATGGTAAAATAGGTCTTTATAATGGAATAAGTAAATGGATTTCTTCTAGAGAATCTAGAATGGATGTTCAAACACTTAGAGCACAAAGTTCTGCAATTTTAAGTACAAGTCGCACAGTTTTAAAAGATAATTCTACTTTATTAGTTCGTTGGAATGAATTAAATAATCATATAAAAAAAATATATCCTGAAAATTTATTACGACAACCAATCAGGATTATTTTAGACAGATGTAATTTAATAAAACCTACTGATAAATTTATATTATTTCCAGGTAAAATATTTTTAATCAGATTAAAATATACATTTGAAAAATGGCCTTATTATGTTAAACAAATCATTATTCCAGAAAAAAATGGTTTTTTAAATTTAAAATATTTATTTAAACAATTAGGGAATGAAGGAATAAATAATATTCTTATAGAATCTGGAAGTATATTAGCTGGATCTTTACTAAAAAATAAATTAGTAGATGAATTAATAATTTATTTAGCACCTAAATTATTAGGTAATATTGCATTAAATTTTTGTAATCTTGATGAATTTTATCATATGAATGATGTTTTAAAATTTAATTTCACTAATATAAAAAAAATAGGTAAAGATTTACGATTAAAATTAAAACCTTTATAA
- the leuB gene encoding 3-isopropylmalate dehydrogenase: MSNIFKIAILPGDGIGPEVMKQAIKVLNKIRHFLNIEIVVKKYLVGGSAIDKYGDALPTKTLLGCEKSNAILFGSVGGPKWDYLPLNKRPEKNSLLKLRKHFNLFINLRPAYIYNNLHMLSPLKNNIINKGFNILCIRELTGGIYFGKPNGRKGNGINEYSFDTEIYYRFEIERIAHMAFNFALQRNKMICCFDKANVLNTSIMWREILKKISYQYSKVKLKFMYIDNAVMQLMKNPSQFDVILCANLFGDIISDQCAMITGSIGNLPSASLNNKFFGLYEPAGGSAPDIAGKNIANPIAQILSLSMMIEYSLNNKHITKKIEKAIEKVLNKGYRTKDLYTNQLNEKIVTTEDMGTLITESIIL; this comes from the coding sequence ATGTCTAATATATTTAAAATTGCAATTTTACCTGGAGATGGTATTGGTCCTGAAGTAATGAAACAAGCAATTAAAGTATTAAATAAAATAAGACATTTTTTAAATATAGAAATTGTTGTTAAAAAATATTTAGTAGGTGGGTCTGCTATTGATAAATATGGTGATGCTTTACCTACAAAAACATTATTAGGTTGTGAAAAATCTAATGCAATATTATTTGGATCAGTTGGAGGACCTAAATGGGACTATTTACCATTAAATAAAAGACCAGAAAAAAATTCTTTATTAAAATTAAGAAAACATTTTAATCTTTTTATTAATTTACGTCCTGCATATATTTATAATAATTTACATATGTTAAGTCCTTTAAAAAATAATATTATTAATAAAGGATTTAATATACTTTGCATAAGAGAATTAACTGGAGGAATATATTTTGGTAAACCTAATGGAAGAAAAGGAAATGGTATAAATGAATATTCATTTGATACAGAAATATATTATAGATTTGAAATAGAAAGAATAGCTCATATGGCTTTTAATTTTGCTCTACAAAGAAATAAAATGATATGTTGTTTTGATAAAGCTAATGTATTAAATACATCTATTATGTGGCGTGAAATTTTAAAAAAAATATCTTACCAATATTCAAAAGTTAAATTAAAATTTATGTATATTGATAATGCTGTAATGCAATTAATGAAAAATCCATCACAATTTGACGTAATATTGTGCGCTAATTTATTTGGAGATATTATTTCTGATCAATGTGCTATGATTACAGGATCTATTGGAAACTTACCTTCTGCTAGTTTAAATAATAAATTTTTTGGTCTATATGAACCAGCTGGTGGTTCTGCTCCTGATATTGCGGGTAAAAATATTGCTAATCCTATTGCCCAAATTTTATCATTATCAATGATGATAGAATATAGTTTAAATAATAAACATATTACAAAAAAAATAGAAAAAGCAATTGAAAAAGTTTTAAATAAAGGATATAGAACAAAAGATTTATATACTAATCAATTAAATGAAAAAATAGTAACAACAGAAGACATGGGTACATTAATTACTGAATCTATAATATTATAG
- the leuD gene encoding 3-isopropylmalate dehydratase small subunit, producing the protein MKNYSLQYSGIVAPFDMSNIDTDAIIPKQFLQKNEKIGFGNHLFHNWRYIDNDGYFPNPNFILNKKQFQNATILLTRDNFGCGSSREHAPWSLIDFGFHTIIASSYADIFYNNAINNKLLLIVLDNKIINELFYITQQHPGITFIIDLRSQKIISGVQSFNFKINKYLKDYIISDLDQIDLTMKHINKIIMFEKKYFNFF; encoded by the coding sequence ATGAAAAATTATTCTTTACAATATAGTGGTATTGTTGCTCCTTTTGATATGTCAAATATTGATACAGATGCAATTATACCAAAACAATTTTTACAAAAAAATGAAAAAATAGGATTCGGAAATCATTTATTTCATAATTGGAGATATATTGATAATGATGGATATTTTCCTAATCCAAATTTTATTTTGAATAAGAAACAATTTCAAAATGCTACCATTTTACTAACTAGAGATAATTTTGGTTGTGGTTCATCACGTGAACATGCTCCATGGTCATTAATAGATTTTGGTTTTCACACAATTATTGCATCAAGTTATGCTGATATATTTTATAATAATGCAATAAATAATAAATTATTATTAATAGTATTAGATAATAAAATTATTAATGAATTGTTTTATATAACACAACAACATCCTGGTATTACTTTTATTATAGATTTACGGTCTCAAAAAATTATTTCTGGTGTACAATCTTTTAATTTTAAAATTAATAAATATTTAAAAGATTATATCATAAGTGATTTAGATCAAATAGATTTAACTATGAAACATATTAATAAAATAATCATGTTTGAAAAAAAATATTTTAATTTTTTTTAA
- a CDS encoding nucleoside monophosphate kinase, producing the protein MMRIILLGPPGSGKGTYAKFISEKYNLSNICIGNILRNYIINNNSILSNKIKKFINRGLMIPDNIIIEIIKKKILSSNCKKGFLLDGYPRNIIQANILQKENINIDKVIELYIPESKIIERIIGRRIHESSGRTYHIIFNPPRIPGKDDITGENLIMRTDDNKKTIINRLKEYIKKTKPLINYYINKSLSKKFFYIKIDNTDCILNVQNRINLFLQKK; encoded by the coding sequence ATGATGCGTATAATTTTATTAGGACCACCAGGATCAGGTAAAGGTACTTATGCTAAATTTATATCAGAAAAATATAATTTATCAAATATTTGTATAGGTAATATATTACGTAATTACATTATAAATAATAATTCTATTTTATCTAATAAAATAAAAAAGTTTATTAATCGTGGATTAATGATTCCTGATAACATTATAATTGAAATTATTAAAAAAAAAATACTAAGTTCAAACTGTAAAAAAGGATTTTTATTGGATGGTTATCCAAGAAATATTATACAAGCTAATATATTACAAAAAGAAAATATAAATATAGATAAAGTAATAGAATTATATATTCCAGAAAGTAAAATTATAGAAAGAATAATTGGTCGTAGAATTCATGAATCTTCAGGTAGAACATATCATATAATTTTTAATCCACCTAGAATACCAGGAAAAGATGATATAACAGGCGAAAATTTAATTATGAGAACAGATGATAATAAAAAAACAATTATTAATCGTTTAAAAGAATATATTAAAAAAACAAAACCATTAATTAATTATTATATTAATAAATCATTAAGTAAAAAATTTTTTTATATTAAAATAGATAATACCGATTGTATTTTAAATGTTCAAAACAGAATAAATTTATTTTTACAAAAAAAATAA
- the leuC gene encoding 3-isopropylmalate dehydratase large subunit, giving the protein MGKTLYEKIYDRHVICKLKNNIKILYIDRHYIHEVTSPQAFQALREKKRIVYRPNKTFATMDHNVSTKIKDINGSGIIAKKQMEILIKNCQEFNIELYDINHPYQGIVHVIGPEQGITLPGMIIVCGDSHTSTHGAFGALSFGIGTSEVEHVLATQTLKQKRFHSMLIKIIGKIPKKITAKDIILSVIKKIGISGCNGYIVEFSGNVIKKLSMESRMTICNMTIEMGAKSGLIAPDNITFEYLKNKNLAPKGILWKEAINFWKTLYSDHDAIFNKIITIDISKIAPQVTWGINPEQSIDINRSIPLINSFKELSKKKTAKKALKYMDLQEGMKLTDVYIDKVFIGSCTNSRIEDLRLASKIINGYKISNNVKAIVVPGSNMVKKQAELEGLDKIFINSGFEWRLPGCSMCLGMNGDILFPGERCASTSNRNFEGRQGRNSRTHLVSPTMAAAAAICGHFIDIRYF; this is encoded by the coding sequence ATGGGAAAAACATTATACGAAAAAATATATGATCGTCATGTTATTTGTAAATTAAAAAATAATATAAAAATATTGTATATTGACAGGCATTACATTCATGAAGTAACTTCTCCACAAGCTTTTCAAGCATTACGTGAGAAAAAAAGAATAGTTTATAGACCTAATAAAACGTTTGCAACAATGGATCATAATGTATCTACAAAAATCAAAGATATTAATGGTTCTGGTATTATAGCAAAAAAACAAATGGAAATATTAATCAAAAATTGTCAAGAATTTAATATTGAATTATATGATATAAATCATCCATATCAAGGAATAGTTCATGTTATTGGTCCAGAACAGGGAATTACTTTACCAGGAATGATTATTGTTTGTGGAGATTCACATACTTCAACTCATGGTGCATTTGGAGCATTATCTTTCGGAATAGGTACATCAGAAGTCGAACATGTTTTAGCAACACAAACTTTAAAACAAAAACGTTTTCATAGCATGTTAATAAAAATTATTGGTAAAATACCCAAAAAAATTACTGCAAAAGATATTATTCTTTCTGTAATTAAAAAAATAGGAATTAGTGGTTGTAATGGGTATATTGTAGAATTTTCAGGTAATGTTATAAAAAAATTAAGTATGGAAAGTAGAATGACAATATGTAATATGACTATTGAAATGGGTGCTAAATCAGGTTTAATTGCTCCAGATAATATTACTTTTGAATATTTAAAAAATAAAAATTTAGCTCCTAAAGGAATTTTATGGAAAGAAGCTATAAATTTTTGGAAAACATTATATAGTGATCATGATGCAATTTTTAATAAAATTATTACTATTGATATTTCTAAAATTGCACCTCAAGTTACTTGGGGTATTAACCCAGAACAATCCATAGATATAAATAGATCTATTCCTTTAATTAATTCATTTAAAGAATTATCTAAAAAAAAAACAGCAAAAAAAGCTTTAAAATATATGGATTTACAAGAAGGTATGAAATTAACTGATGTTTATATTGATAAAGTATTTATTGGCTCTTGTACAAATTCTAGAATTGAAGATTTAAGATTAGCTTCTAAGATAATTAATGGATATAAAATATCAAATAATGTTAAAGCAATAGTAGTACCAGGATCTAATATGGTTAAAAAACAAGCAGAATTAGAAGGATTAGATAAAATTTTTATAAATTCTGGATTCGAATGGAGATTACCTGGATGTTCTATGTGCTTAGGAATGAATGGTGATATTTTATTTCCTGGAGAACGTTGTGCTTCTACAAGTAACAGAAATTTTGAAGGACGTCAAGGAAGAAATAGTCGCACTCATTTAGTTAGTCCTACTATGGCAGCTGCAGCAGCTATATGTGGACATTTTATAGATATAAGATATTTTTAA
- the dapA gene encoding 4-hydroxy-tetrahydrodipicolinate synthase — protein sequence MFTGNIVALITPMDIKGNICRISLKKLIEYHIKSGTKAIVIMGTTGESATLNYNEHIKMIMLAIDFAKNRIPIIAGTGFNSTSKCISITSKLENSGIIGCLSVTPYYNRPTQEGLYQHFKVIANNTKLPQILYNVPVRTGCDLLPKTIGRLSKIKNIIGIKEATGNLSRINKIKRLVHDSFYLISGDDSTALEFMKLGGHGIISVTANIAALEMSKFYNYIKKKQWIKAEILNEKLINLHNILFIESNPIPIKWAAKRIGLINNDTMRLPMTSISKKNKIIIEVILKQLKLI from the coding sequence ATGTTCACCGGAAATATTGTAGCTCTTATTACACCAATGGATATTAAAGGTAATATTTGTAGAATAAGTTTAAAAAAACTTATTGAATATCATATTAAAAGTGGTACAAAAGCTATAGTTATTATGGGTACTACAGGTGAATCTGCTACATTAAATTATAATGAACATATAAAAATGATAATGCTAGCAATAGATTTTGCAAAAAATAGGATTCCAATTATAGCGGGAACAGGATTTAATTCAACATCAAAATGTATATCAATTACATCAAAATTAGAGAATTCAGGTATTATAGGTTGTCTCAGTGTAACACCATATTATAATCGTCCTACACAAGAAGGTTTATATCAACATTTTAAAGTTATTGCAAATAATACTAAATTACCACAAATATTATATAATGTTCCAGTTAGAACTGGTTGTGATTTACTACCAAAAACAATAGGACGTTTATCTAAAATAAAAAATATAATTGGTATTAAAGAAGCAACTGGAAATTTATCACGTATTAATAAAATTAAACGTTTAGTACATGATTCTTTTTATTTAATTAGTGGTGATGATTCTACTGCTTTAGAATTTATGAAATTAGGTGGTCATGGTATTATCTCTGTTACAGCTAATATTGCTGCTTTAGAAATGAGTAAATTTTATAATTATATAAAAAAAAAACAATGGATTAAAGCAGAAATATTAAATGAAAAATTAATAAATTTACATAATATATTATTTATAGAATCAAATCCAATACCCATTAAATGGGCTGCTAAAAGAATTGGTTTAATAAATAATGATACAATGAGATTACCTATGACATCAATATCTAAAAAAAATAAAATAATAATAGAAGTAATATTAAAACAATTAAAATTAATATAA
- the leuA gene encoding 2-isopropylmalate synthase, with protein MKEKIIIFDTTLRDGEQSLKKSLNTQEKLKIALALELMGIDIIEVGFPISSPEDFKSCQKIAKVIKNSKICGLARCKEKDIDVAYEALKISSNFRIHIFLATSPIHIITKLKSTLNKIIERIIFMIKYAKKYTDDIEFSCEDAGRTPIKDLCLVVESAIKAGATTINIPDTVGYTFPNEYSNLIYNLKNNVSNIDQCIISVHTHNDLGMAVGNAITAINSGARQIEGTVNGIGERAGNCSLEEVIMALYTHKKDINFFTDINHYNIYNTSKIVSKICNIPIAFNKAIVGKNAFSHSSGIHQDGIIKNKYTYEILNPKIIGLNKTELNLTSKSGRAAIKYHMELMGYKNNNYDINKLYNDFVKLAEKKGQIFNYDLESLAFNSKFENSTEYYSLKKFCLQSKHNLTTTTTTTINLKLKCGNLVKSESAIDTNHIKAICKVINKITNYNFYIIKYKFHTQHYNKKIINQVNIKTLYKGKIFNGLEFSKDIIKASVAAIINIINSIWRFNQVENKNIKKYK; from the coding sequence ATGAAAGAAAAAATTATTATTTTTGATACAACATTAAGAGATGGAGAACAATCTTTAAAAAAAAGTTTAAATACTCAAGAGAAGCTAAAAATAGCTTTAGCATTAGAATTAATGGGTATTGATATAATAGAAGTTGGTTTTCCAATTTCTTCTCCTGAAGATTTTAAATCTTGTCAAAAAATAGCAAAAGTTATAAAAAATAGCAAAATATGTGGTTTAGCTAGATGTAAAGAAAAAGATATTGATGTAGCTTATGAAGCTTTAAAAATATCCTCTAATTTTAGAATACATATTTTTTTAGCAACATCACCAATACATATCATTACAAAATTAAAAAGTACTTTAAACAAAATAATTGAACGTATTATTTTTATGATAAAATATGCTAAAAAATATACTGATGATATTGAATTTTCTTGTGAAGATGCTGGAAGAACTCCTATAAAAGATTTATGTTTAGTTGTTGAATCTGCTATAAAAGCAGGGGCAACAACAATTAATATACCTGATACAGTAGGATATACTTTTCCTAATGAATATAGTAATTTAATTTATAATTTAAAAAATAATGTCTCTAATATTGATCAATGTATTATATCTGTACATACACATAATGATTTAGGTATGGCAGTTGGAAATGCTATTACTGCTATTAATTCTGGAGCTAGACAAATAGAAGGTACTGTTAATGGAATAGGTGAAAGAGCTGGTAATTGTTCTTTAGAAGAAGTAATAATGGCATTATATACTCATAAAAAAGATATAAATTTTTTTACTGATATTAATCATTATAATATATATAATACAAGTAAAATTGTTAGTAAAATATGTAATATTCCTATAGCTTTTAATAAAGCTATTGTAGGAAAAAATGCTTTTTCACATTCTTCAGGTATTCATCAAGATGGAATAATAAAAAATAAATATACTTATGAAATTTTAAATCCTAAAATAATAGGTTTAAATAAAACAGAACTTAATCTAACTTCTAAATCAGGAAGAGCTGCTATAAAATATCATATGGAATTAATGGGATATAAAAATAATAATTATGATATAAATAAATTATATAATGATTTTGTTAAATTAGCAGAAAAAAAAGGACAAATATTTAATTATGATTTAGAATCTTTAGCATTTAATAGTAAATTTGAAAATTCAACTGAATATTACTCTTTAAAAAAATTTTGTCTTCAATCTAAACATAATTTAACTACAACTACAACTACAACTATAAATTTAAAATTAAAATGTGGTAATTTAGTAAAATCAGAATCAGCAATAGATACTAATCATATAAAAGCAATATGTAAAGTTATAAATAAAATTACAAATTATAATTTTTATATTATTAAATATAAATTTCATACTCAACATTATAATAAAAAAATTATTAATCAAGTTAATATAAAAACATTATATAAAGGAAAAATTTTTAATGGATTAGAATTTTCTAAAGATATAATAAAAGCTTCAGTTGCTGCTATAATTAATATTATTAATAGTATATGGAGATTTAATCAAGTTGAAAATAAAAACATAAAAAAATATAAATAA
- the glyS gene encoding glycine--tRNA ligase subunit beta, giving the protein MKKETLLLEIGIEDIPSQYLLKTVQIIFDNFKNELKKNNFLYKKIVWFATPRRIAIQVSYLNTVQLNYILKIKGPNISSFNNKNIFSINIVKHWIKKYQIKDIKKIFIKCNYLFYNKQIKGVNIKYLLTQMIMNSLKDFSLPNLMYWNFINKYNLKFIRPIRTIIVFLGNKNIKINILNIKSSKIIFGHRFISKSKIILENADQYEQFLLDKGNVIVDFLKRKNKILNNIKKIAYSLNGSVNLSNSFLEELTSMVEWPVILSAKFDSKFLSLPSKILEYIMIKYQRYIPLYDIDKNLLPNFIFISNVESQNNDLIIQGNEKVIKSRFEDAQFFFKNDSKKKLEQYVNKLQNIIFQKDLGNLLDKTIRLTKLSKYIAIKIKANVNNCIRASQLAKCDLATTMVHEFPELQGIIGMYYAKYNGENIDVCISIKEQYQYKLNDKIPHNVTSCVLFLSDKIDTLVGIFGISLFPTSSKDPFALKRIALVIIKIIINNKLNLNLLKLIKVSMSLYNRSFNNKNIINDLMKFIINRCQNWYISLGYQKNIIKAVLTNIINKPLIIDIRIKALSLFLQKEKKQSKLLIYTCKRINKILLKYKYFIKKEVNLYLLKEKEEIILSNHLLKLSKIFLLKIKDNEYYNILLILSELYYPINNFFKNVIIDIKNIKIKTNRITILNKINQFFLKVFNINQLY; this is encoded by the coding sequence ATGAAAAAAGAAACTTTATTATTAGAGATAGGTATAGAAGATATTCCTTCTCAATATTTATTAAAAACAGTTCAAATAATTTTTGATAATTTTAAAAATGAATTAAAAAAAAACAATTTTTTATATAAAAAAATTGTATGGTTTGCTACTCCTAGAAGAATTGCAATTCAAGTATCTTATTTAAATACAGTACAATTAAATTATATTTTAAAAATTAAAGGACCTAATATATCTAGTTTTAACAATAAAAATATATTTTCAATTAACATTGTAAAACATTGGATTAAAAAATATCAAATCAAAGATATAAAAAAAATTTTTATAAAATGTAATTATTTATTTTATAATAAACAAATTAAAGGGGTTAATATTAAATACTTATTAACACAAATGATAATGAATTCTTTAAAAGATTTTTCTTTACCTAATTTAATGTATTGGAATTTTATAAATAAATATAATCTAAAATTTATTAGACCTATAAGAACTATAATAGTTTTTTTAGGTAATAAAAATATAAAAATCAATATTTTAAATATAAAATCTAGTAAAATTATATTTGGACATCGTTTTATAAGTAAATCAAAAATTATTTTAGAAAATGCAGATCAATACGAACAATTTCTTTTAGATAAAGGAAATGTAATTGTCGATTTTTTAAAACGTAAAAATAAAATATTAAACAATATAAAAAAAATTGCTTATTCCTTAAATGGATCAGTAAATTTATCAAATAGTTTTTTAGAAGAATTAACATCCATGGTAGAATGGCCAGTAATATTATCAGCTAAATTTGATTCTAAATTTTTGTCATTACCTAGTAAAATACTAGAATATATTATGATAAAATATCAAAGATATATTCCTTTATATGATATAGATAAAAATCTTTTACCAAATTTTATTTTTATATCTAATGTTGAATCTCAAAATAATGATTTAATTATTCAAGGAAATGAAAAAGTAATTAAATCAAGATTTGAAGATGCTCAATTTTTTTTTAAAAATGATTCTAAAAAAAAACTTGAACAGTATGTAAATAAATTACAAAATATTATTTTTCAAAAAGATTTAGGTAATTTATTAGATAAAACTATACGTTTAACAAAATTATCTAAATATATAGCGATTAAAATTAAAGCTAATGTAAATAATTGTATTAGAGCTAGTCAATTAGCTAAATGTGATTTAGCTACAACAATGGTTCATGAATTTCCTGAACTACAGGGTATTATTGGAATGTATTATGCGAAATATAATGGAGAAAATATAGATGTTTGTATATCTATAAAAGAACAATATCAATATAAATTGAATGATAAAATACCTCATAATGTAACTTCTTGTGTATTATTTTTATCTGATAAAATTGATACTTTAGTTGGTATTTTTGGTATATCTTTATTTCCTACAAGTAGTAAAGATCCATTTGCATTAAAAAGAATTGCCTTAGTTATAATAAAAATTATAATTAATAATAAATTAAATTTAAATTTATTAAAATTAATAAAAGTATCAATGTCTCTATATAATAGAAGTTTTAATAATAAAAATATTATCAATGACTTAATGAAGTTTATAATTAATAGATGTCAAAATTGGTATATATCATTAGGATACCAAAAAAATATTATTAAAGCAGTATTAACAAATATCATTAATAAACCATTAATAATAGATATTAGAATTAAAGCACTAAGCTTATTTTTACAAAAAGAAAAAAAACAAAGTAAACTTTTAATTTATACTTGTAAAAGAATAAATAAAATTTTACTAAAATATAAATATTTTATTAAAAAAGAAGTAAATTTATATCTTTTAAAAGAAAAAGAAGAAATAATATTATCTAATCATTTATTAAAATTATCAAAAATTTTCTTATTAAAAATTAAAGATAATGAATATTATAATATTTTATTAATATTATCAGAATTATATTATCCTATAAATAATTTTTTTAAAAATGTTATAATAGATATTAAAAATATAAAAATAAAAACAAATAGAATTACTATTCTTAATAAAATTAATCAATTTTTTCTAAAAGTATTTAATATAAATCAATTATATTAA
- the ribH gene encoding 6,7-dimethyl-8-ribityllumazine synthase — translation MKIINEMLIVSKEVSIAIIIARFNDFINKNLLYAAIDTLQRIGMIKKQNITVIWVPGSYELPLITKLIIKKKIYDGILTIGTIIKGSTLHFKYLSQSVCSQLLHLSIKYQIPISFGVLTTNNIEQAIERSGSKIGNRGTESALTLLEMINISKKIKSLSIKKEL, via the coding sequence ATGAAAATCATTAATGAGATGTTAATAGTATCAAAAGAAGTATCTATAGCAATTATTATTGCTAGATTTAATGACTTTATTAATAAAAATTTATTATATGCTGCTATTGATACATTACAAAGAATAGGAATGATAAAAAAACAAAATATAACTGTAATATGGGTTCCTGGATCATATGAATTACCATTAATAACTAAATTAATAATAAAGAAAAAAATTTATGATGGTATCCTAACTATAGGAACAATTATTAAAGGAAGTACTTTACATTTTAAATATTTATCTCAATCTGTATGTTCACAATTATTACATTTATCTATAAAATATCAAATACCTATTTCTTTTGGAGTATTAACTACTAATAATATAGAACAAGCAATAGAACGATCTGGTAGTAAAATAGGTAATCGAGGAACTGAATCAGCTTTAACATTATTGGAAATGATAAATATATCTAAAAAAATTAAATCTTTAAGTATAAAAAAGGAATTATAG